Genomic segment of Bradyrhizobium sp. SZCCHNS1050:
ACCAGCCATGGCCCTGCTCGCTCTCGCGCAGGAAGGGCGGCAGCGGCAGCAGCCGGTCGGCCCATGGCGCCCCGGCCGTGCGCGACACCGCGCCGCCCGACTTCGGCGATACGTAGATCAGGTCCGAGGTCTCGCCGGTCGCAGCGCAAGAGTCGAGATCGAGCCCGAAGCCGAGTTCGGCGAGGATCGCCAGTTCGAAGCGCACGATGTGGGCGGCGGCGCCGCCCGCATCCTCGAAATCATCGAGCGCATGTTCGAGCCGCAGGTACATGTCTTCGTGCGGATCGCGCTCCGGCAACAGCCGGGCCAGCGAGGCAAGATGCGTCACGCCGTAGGCGCCGTGTTGCGCGGAGATCAGCCCCGCCGCCCGCAAGGTCAGCGCGTCGATGGCGTACATGCCGAGATGCTCGTCGAGCCGCGCGCGCCAGATCGCGCGCACCGTGTTGCCCGGCTGCAGCACCGGCCGCATGCGCTTGCCGCTCGCCCCGCGCACGAGACCGAGATGCCGGCCATGCTCGCGGGTCAGCAGCTCGACGACCGCCGAGGATTCGCCGTGCCGCCGCACGCCCAGCACGATGCCGTCATCGGTCCATTCCATCGGTGTGGGATCTCCACCACTCGCAGACGCCAAGCCGTGAGCGCCAGTCGACGATCAAGCTCCAACGTTGCTCGCGCGTGCTGCCGCCACAAACACCGTCGTTGCGAGCGCAGCGAAGCAATCCAGAGTTTCACGCGCAGCCCTGGATTGCTTCGCTGCGCTCGCAATGACGGAATGATCGTTAAGCGCCAAACGCAGGGGGGCGCGCTGCGCTTGCCCACCCCGCAATCTGCATTCCATCCATCACGCGTTGAACCAGCCGCGCGCATCGCCCGTGAACGAATAGTACAAGCCCATCGTCGTCAGCGCGCAGGAAATGACCTCGATGCCGGCATCGAGCGTCATGCCCTTCTGCCCGATCACCTGCACCAGGGAGATGTCGGACAGCACCAGCGCCCCCAGCAGCACCCAGCGCGGCCAGTTCCTGCGGCGCTGCGCCGCCAGATAGACGAAATAGAACAGCAGCAGGATGACCACCCCGTTGAGCACGGTCTGCGCGGTGATCATGTCCTCGGTTACGTCGAAGGTCGGCGTCCGGTCGGAGACGGCAACCGACAGCGCGTCCAGCATCAGCGAGATGTAGAGCAGCACTTCGAACCACAACACGTTGCGCGGCACGCTCATTGTCATTCCCTGGGGAACTCGAGCCCCATCTCCCGGTAGCGGTCGGGATCATCGCCCCAGTTCTCACGCACCTTCACGAACAGGAACAGGTGCACCGGCACGCCGGTGATCTCTGCGATTTCCTTGCGCGCCTGCGCGCCGATCGACTTGATCGTCGCACCGCCCTTGCCGAGCACGATCTTGCGCTGGCTGTCCCGCTCCACGAAGATCGTCTGCTCGATGCGGATCGAGCCGTCCTTGCGCTCGGTCCAGCTGTCGGTCTCGACCGTGGACTGGTAGGGCAGCTCCTGATGCAGATGCGAATAGATCTTCTCACGGGTGATCTCGGCCGCGAGGTGCCGCATCGGCGCGTCCGACATCTGGTCCTCGGGATAGTGGAACGGACCGGGCGGCACCATCTCCGCCAAGGCCCGCCTGAGATCGTCGACCCCGTCGCCGGAGATCGCCGAGATCATGAAGGTGCGCGCGAACGACAGCTTCTCGTTGGCAGCCGCGACCAGCGCCAGCAGCTTCTCGCGCGGCACCAGGTCGACCTTGTTGACCACCAGGATCTTCTCGTGCGCGACCGCAGCCGCCTTGTCGATGATGGCCTGCGCCTCATCGTCGATGCCCTTCTTGGCATCGAGCAGCACGCAGACGAGATCGGCATCATGCGCCCCGCTCCAGGCCGTCGTGACCATGGCGCGGTCCAGCCTGCGCTTCGGCGCGAAAATGCCGGGGGTGTCGACCAGGATGATCTGAGACGCGCCTTCGATGACGATGCCGCGGATCAGTGCCCGCGTCGTCTGTACCTTGCGCGAGACGATCGTGACCTTGGAGCCGACCAGCGCGTTGACGAGCGTCGATTTGCCGACATTGGGCGCGCCGATCAGCGCGACGAAACCGCAGCGGGTCCCGGCAGCCGGCACCGATTGTTGTTCAGCCGTCATTGCTGCCGCCGCTGACGCCTTCGCGCTCGATCATGACCGATGCCGCCACCTTTTCTGCCGCCCGCTTGGAGCCGCCGATGCCTTCGGCCGGCTCCAGCCCCGGCAGGTCGACGGCGACACGGAACTGCGGATCGTGATGCGGGCCGGTGCGCTCCACCTCCCGGTACACCGGGGTGGGCAGGCCCTTGCCCTGCGCCCATTCCTGCAGCACCGTTTTCGGATCGCGGAGCGGGCGCCGCGGCTTGTGCATGCGCTCGGTCCAGTTGCGCTCGACGAATCCAGCGGCGGCCGTGTAGCCGCCGTCGAGGAAGATCGCGCCGATCACCGCCTCGCAGACGTCGCCCAGCACCGACTTGCGCAACCGCGCCCCGGCGCCGGCGCCGACTGCGCCGAGCTTGATGTCGTCGAGCAGGCCGAGCGACTTGGCGACGTCGGCACAGCTCTCCTTGCGCACGAGATCGGCGAGCCGCTTCGACAGCTCGCCCTCGTCCGCGCTCGGAAACGAGCGGTACAGCATGTCGGACACAATCAGGCCGAGCACGTGATCGCCGAGGAATTCGAGCCGCTGATAGCTGTCGCCGCGCTTCTTGG
This window contains:
- the recO gene encoding DNA repair protein RecO, which produces MEWTDDGIVLGVRRHGESSAVVELLTREHGRHLGLVRGASGKRMRPVLQPGNTVRAIWRARLDEHLGMYAIDALTLRAAGLISAQHGAYGVTHLASLARLLPERDPHEDMYLRLEHALDDFEDAGGAAAHIVRFELAILAELGFGLDLDSCAATGETSDLIYVSPKSGGAVSRTAGAPWADRLLPLPPFLRESEQGHGWSQQDLLDGFRLTGMFLLRYVLEPRGQGHSDAREGFINAVTRARPASR
- the era gene encoding GTPase Era, whose translation is MTAEQQSVPAAGTRCGFVALIGAPNVGKSTLVNALVGSKVTIVSRKVQTTRALIRGIVIEGASQIILVDTPGIFAPKRRLDRAMVTTAWSGAHDADLVCVLLDAKKGIDDEAQAIIDKAAAVAHEKILVVNKVDLVPREKLLALVAAANEKLSFARTFMISAISGDGVDDLRRALAEMVPPGPFHYPEDQMSDAPMRHLAAEITREKIYSHLHQELPYQSTVETDSWTERKDGSIRIEQTIFVERDSQRKIVLGKGGATIKSIGAQARKEIAEITGVPVHLFLFVKVRENWGDDPDRYREMGLEFPRE
- the rnc gene encoding ribonuclease III, whose translation is MIDDSPEIQTTQAAASSPQPGTGALEATPKAASRPKSEIKPEQKSEPKAEPKTEPKADSKTDAKPVSKPDMKTVESESVPARPTEDGADPTALVAEADSDGKPRSKAKGGRRTKSAGTSAAKGAKAADKAANAAIEARIGHHFADPSLLSTAFTHVSALKSSKKRGDSYQRLEFLGDHVLGLIVSDMLYRSFPSADEGELSKRLADLVRKESCADVAKSLGLLDDIKLGAVGAGAGARLRKSVLGDVCEAVIGAIFLDGGYTAAAGFVERNWTERMHKPRRPLRDPKTVLQEWAQGKGLPTPVYREVERTGPHHDPQFRVAVDLPGLEPAEGIGGSKRAAEKVAASVMIEREGVSGGSNDG